One Bradyrhizobium sp. ISRA464 genomic window carries:
- a CDS encoding alkaline phosphatase family protein: MAFNFEDHWRTTTALCIASTIVVTTAAYAASFGGRSDWDNRSHAHHQNANTEEHNGSNRDHDPASKVKTASPIKHVIVLIGENRGFDHTFGVYKPKGRGETISNLLSKGIVNEDGSPGPNFAKAQQFSAGAQSSYYVGAPAIAKTPYSPTNVMPQPNTSGAPQAQSDTGAPFKTVAEASVEKDMDPSDLDILTTGATGLPKGVLDTRVPGAGSLTGPFLLQGTNITDDDYTGDTTHRFYQDWQQEDCSAATASKSNSSGCLNDLFPFVMATYSASNKSQGNEMGFYNAEQGQAPILKMLADRFTLGDNFHQSFHGGTGANHFMLGTGDAGFWSDGNGNATTPPAKLIANPNPVAGTVNKYTVDGNFSNCGDFSQPGVKPIVSYLKALPYAAEPNCKPNHYYMLNNNSPGYLPNGALAGGNSLPPSSVRTIGDALIEKKISWAYYGDAYNDAVVLSNEAVAKNATSPDLNGAALADPAHALGVAYCQICNPFQYATSIMADPTVRAAHIKDTADLVTAIQNDELPSVAFGKPDGLLDGHPQSSKVDLFEAYVANILGALEANPKLKAETAVFITWDEAGGYWDSGYIQSIDFFGDGARMPILILSPYSTGGKVYHNYGDHVSLLKFIERNWNLKPLTNRSRDNLPNPTYTKGNQYVPTNSPALADLFDAFDFDKAVDISYLE, translated from the coding sequence ATGGCTTTCAACTTCGAAGATCACTGGCGTACGACCACGGCGCTCTGCATTGCTTCGACGATCGTGGTGACCACGGCAGCTTACGCAGCGAGTTTCGGTGGCCGCAGCGATTGGGACAATCGCTCGCATGCGCATCACCAAAATGCCAACACCGAAGAGCACAACGGGTCCAACAGGGACCATGATCCGGCGAGCAAGGTGAAGACGGCGTCGCCGATCAAGCACGTCATTGTCCTGATCGGTGAGAACCGCGGCTTCGATCACACGTTCGGCGTGTACAAGCCGAAGGGCAGGGGTGAGACGATCTCGAACTTGTTGTCGAAGGGTATCGTCAACGAGGACGGTTCGCCCGGCCCAAACTTCGCCAAGGCGCAGCAGTTTTCGGCTGGGGCCCAGTCGTCCTACTATGTCGGCGCTCCGGCGATCGCGAAGACGCCCTATAGCCCGACCAATGTGATGCCGCAGCCGAACACCAGCGGTGCGCCGCAGGCACAGAGCGATACGGGAGCTCCGTTCAAGACGGTCGCGGAAGCGAGCGTCGAGAAGGATATGGATCCGAGCGACCTCGACATCCTGACGACCGGTGCCACCGGTTTGCCGAAGGGAGTCCTCGATACCCGCGTTCCCGGCGCCGGCAGCCTCACCGGACCGTTTCTGCTGCAGGGTACGAATATCACCGACGACGATTACACCGGTGACACGACCCACCGCTTCTACCAGGACTGGCAGCAGGAGGATTGCAGCGCGGCCACCGCGTCGAAGAGCAACAGCTCGGGCTGCTTGAACGACCTGTTCCCCTTCGTCATGGCGACCTACTCGGCGAGCAACAAGAGCCAGGGCAATGAGATGGGCTTCTACAACGCTGAGCAGGGGCAAGCCCCGATCCTGAAGATGCTGGCGGACCGCTTCACCCTGGGTGACAACTTCCACCAGTCGTTCCATGGAGGCACCGGTGCGAACCACTTCATGCTCGGGACTGGTGATGCGGGCTTCTGGAGCGACGGCAACGGCAACGCGACCACGCCGCCGGCGAAGCTGATTGCGAATCCGAATCCGGTCGCGGGCACTGTCAACAAGTACACGGTCGACGGTAATTTCAGCAATTGCGGCGATTTCAGCCAGCCGGGCGTCAAGCCGATTGTCAGCTACCTCAAGGCGCTGCCCTATGCGGCGGAGCCGAACTGCAAGCCGAACCACTACTACATGCTCAACAATAACAGCCCCGGCTATCTGCCGAACGGCGCGCTCGCGGGTGGCAACAGCCTGCCGCCATCGTCGGTCAGAACCATCGGCGATGCGTTGATCGAGAAGAAGATTTCGTGGGCCTACTATGGCGACGCATATAATGACGCCGTGGTGCTCTCGAATGAAGCGGTCGCCAAGAATGCGACCAGCCCGGACCTGAACGGTGCTGCGCTTGCCGATCCGGCTCACGCGCTCGGCGTTGCCTACTGCCAGATCTGCAATCCCTTCCAGTACGCGACCTCGATCATGGCTGACCCGACGGTCCGGGCGGCGCATATTAAGGACACCGCGGATCTGGTCACGGCGATCCAGAACGACGAGCTGCCTTCGGTGGCGTTCGGCAAGCCGGACGGCCTGCTCGACGGTCATCCGCAGAGCTCGAAGGTCGATCTGTTCGAGGCCTATGTCGCCAACATCCTCGGTGCGCTCGAAGCCAATCCGAAGCTGAAGGCGGAGACGGCGGTGTTCATCACCTGGGACGAGGCGGGCGGCTACTGGGATTCCGGCTACATCCAGTCGATCGACTTCTTCGGCGATGGAGCGCGCATGCCGATCCTGATCCTGTCGCCCTATTCAACGGGCGGCAAGGTCTACCACAACTACGGTGACCACGTGTCGTTGCTGAAGTTCATCGAGCGCAACTGGAACCTCAAGCCGCTCACGAACCGCAGCCGCGACAACCTGCCGAACCCGACGTACACGAAGGGTAACCAGTATGTGCCGACCAACAGCCCGGCGCTCGCTGACCTGTTCGATGCGTTCGACTTCGACAAGGCGGTGGATATCTCCTACCTCGAGTGA
- a CDS encoding EfeM/EfeO family lipoprotein: MKKSVVLCLVAFAIANGVGQASATPLDDAAERYRPYMIEGIGSALAGIKELRERVAAKDLAGAKRAWLAARAGWERSEVFTAGFVPELDTLIDAWPNADSGFHAIEARLFGSGEISVERDTDALIEHLSELKSKLPTMRLTPQGLLDGTVRLAYEVGESKADGGESRISGTSLDDMRNNVGGIDFAYRTIFADALTTADARLARQVTERIEQLKTIVATSDLPHVDVRALRRTSEELVVSLQAASLKLGLQRPTLEAQSR, from the coding sequence ATGAAGAAAAGCGTGGTGCTGTGCCTTGTTGCGTTCGCTATTGCGAACGGCGTCGGTCAGGCAAGCGCCACTCCGCTTGACGACGCGGCGGAGCGCTATCGCCCCTACATGATCGAGGGCATCGGGTCGGCGCTGGCGGGCATCAAGGAGCTGCGCGAGCGTGTCGCCGCGAAGGATCTGGCAGGAGCGAAAAGAGCCTGGCTCGCGGCCCGCGCCGGTTGGGAGCGTTCGGAGGTCTTTACTGCCGGTTTTGTACCCGAGCTCGATACGCTGATTGACGCCTGGCCCAACGCCGACAGCGGATTCCACGCTATCGAGGCAAGATTGTTCGGTTCCGGCGAGATCAGTGTCGAGCGCGATACCGATGCACTGATCGAGCATCTCAGCGAGCTCAAGAGCAAGCTGCCGACCATGCGATTGACGCCGCAGGGCTTGCTCGACGGCACCGTGCGACTTGCCTACGAGGTGGGCGAGAGCAAGGCGGATGGCGGCGAATCCCGGATTAGCGGGACCTCGCTCGACGACATGCGCAACAATGTCGGCGGCATCGACTTTGCATACCGAACCATCTTTGCTGATGCGCTCACGACGGCTGACGCGCGGCTCGCCAGGCAAGTGACGGAGCGCATCGAACAGCTCAAGACCATCGTCGCGACTTCTGATCTGCCGCATGTCGATGTTCGGGCGCTGCGGCGCACCAGCGAAGAGTTGGTGGTCTCGCTGCAGGCCGCGTCGCTCAAGCTGGGACTGCAGCGGCCGACGTTGGAGGCTCAATCGCGATGA
- a CDS encoding A24 family peptidase yields MTADTAPPLLTEFFAALCLLCGSLALIDFRRGIIPDVLNLAVGGLGLARTVVASGAVAGVEAAAEAMIVGLIFWLFRRLYFTVRKVQGLGLGDVKFLAAATLWVGLTGIPILVLIAALSALIAVGGAQMAGQNLTRRTSLPFGPFLALGLLSAVVAQQWLGLI; encoded by the coding sequence ATGACCGCCGATACCGCACCACCTCTGCTTACAGAATTCTTCGCTGCGCTGTGCCTGCTGTGTGGCAGCCTCGCCCTGATCGATTTTCGCCGAGGCATCATTCCAGACGTCCTTAACCTTGCAGTGGGCGGCCTTGGTCTGGCGCGGACCGTTGTTGCCAGCGGCGCCGTGGCCGGCGTTGAGGCCGCCGCGGAGGCGATGATCGTCGGACTTATCTTCTGGCTGTTTCGTCGGCTCTATTTCACCGTGAGGAAAGTTCAGGGACTGGGGCTTGGAGACGTCAAGTTTCTCGCCGCGGCTACGTTATGGGTCGGCCTCACAGGCATTCCCATACTGGTCCTGATTGCTGCGCTCTCGGCGTTGATCGCGGTCGGTGGCGCGCAAATGGCCGGACAAAACCTGACGCGGCGGACCTCGCTGCCGTTCGGTCCTTTCCTTGCGCTCGGCTTGCTGTCAGCCGTGGTCGCCCAGCAATGGCTCGGCTTAATCTAG
- a CDS encoding alkaline phosphatase family protein, whose product MRDKHKSRWLQGCRLTLSALALGQFTASPVLAEEWGHHGGHETRTPIKHVIVIIGENRSFDHVFATYVPNRPGESVMNLLSQGIVKLDQDKNAVPGPNFEKAHQLSATDTGLNDAFLLSPPKQTFAKDQLPAPLVGGPKDSYIPNQCGSSPITTCEASLALAQQSESGLPSEYYQYLLTGGTGQTSKTPDQRITNVNALPAGPFQLTNSDAMPYDAYAASPVHRFYQMWQQLNCNTSAASRDNPSGCNGNLFAWVEVTVGAGSNGAQQPANFSTEYSPTATTTGEGATALGFYNVQKGDVPYFTSLVQKYAMSDNFHQSVNGGTGANHIMFGHADMIYFSDNYGNPVAPPDGTQVFGGTPDAGTVHEIENPNPAMGTNNWYIEDGYGAGGNGGYPPPYSTNPVSGGGSYSNCSDPGQPGVKPILDYLKSIRINANCEPGHYYLLNNYNPGYFANGKNAYTDTNPSNTPFTIPPSTRKSIGDSLNEKNISWKYYGDQWNNYVNDPYQLNWGVAGPTADEYCNICNPFQYDTSIMSHPDQVAAHIQDSVNLYSDISKHTLPAVSIVKPSGYTDGHPASSKLNLFEGFVKKIVDQVEASDYADDTAIFITFDEGGGYFDSGYVQPLDYFGDGTRIPLIVVSPFVKQGHISHEYADHVSIIKFIERNWDLRPITQRSRDNFPNPVAAPNNPYVPVNSPALSDLFDLFDFHDGGHGGQGGGWDH is encoded by the coding sequence ATGCGCGACAAGCACAAGTCACGTTGGCTGCAGGGGTGCCGCCTTACTCTCAGCGCGCTGGCGCTGGGTCAGTTCACCGCGAGCCCAGTGCTTGCCGAGGAGTGGGGACACCACGGTGGCCACGAGACGAGGACGCCGATCAAGCATGTGATCGTCATCATTGGCGAGAACCGCAGCTTCGATCACGTGTTCGCCACCTACGTGCCCAACCGGCCCGGCGAGAGCGTGATGAACCTGCTGTCGCAGGGTATCGTCAAGCTCGACCAGGACAAGAACGCCGTCCCCGGACCCAATTTCGAAAAGGCACATCAGCTCTCTGCCACGGACACCGGCTTGAACGATGCGTTCCTGCTGAGCCCGCCGAAGCAGACGTTCGCCAAGGATCAATTGCCGGCTCCGCTGGTGGGCGGTCCCAAGGACTCCTACATCCCTAACCAATGCGGAAGCTCGCCGATCACGACCTGCGAGGCGTCTCTGGCGCTGGCGCAACAATCCGAATCCGGCCTGCCGTCTGAGTACTACCAATATCTTCTGACCGGCGGCACCGGGCAGACGTCGAAGACCCCCGACCAGCGCATCACCAATGTCAATGCGCTGCCGGCCGGCCCCTTCCAGCTCACCAACAGTGATGCCATGCCCTATGACGCGTATGCGGCAAGCCCGGTGCATCGCTTCTATCAGATGTGGCAGCAGCTCAACTGCAACACCTCCGCCGCCAGCCGCGACAATCCGTCGGGCTGCAATGGCAATCTGTTCGCCTGGGTCGAGGTGACCGTTGGCGCCGGCTCCAACGGAGCGCAGCAGCCTGCGAATTTCTCCACGGAATATTCACCGACCGCGACGACCACGGGCGAGGGGGCGACCGCCCTCGGGTTCTACAATGTGCAGAAGGGCGACGTGCCTTACTTCACGAGCCTCGTGCAGAAGTACGCGATGAGCGACAATTTCCACCAGTCCGTCAACGGCGGCACCGGTGCTAACCACATCATGTTCGGCCACGCCGACATGATCTATTTCAGCGATAACTATGGCAATCCGGTCGCGCCGCCCGATGGCACGCAGGTTTTCGGCGGCACCCCCGACGCCGGTACTGTCCATGAAATCGAGAATCCGAACCCGGCGATGGGCACCAACAATTGGTACATCGAGGATGGCTACGGCGCCGGCGGCAATGGCGGTTACCCGCCGCCTTATTCGACCAACCCGGTCTCTGGCGGTGGCTCCTATAGCAACTGCTCGGATCCGGGCCAGCCCGGCGTCAAGCCGATCCTCGATTATCTGAAATCGATCCGGATCAATGCGAATTGCGAGCCGGGCCACTACTATCTGTTGAATAACTACAATCCCGGATATTTCGCCAATGGCAAGAACGCCTATACCGATACGAACCCGTCCAACACGCCGTTTACGATCCCACCGTCGACGAGAAAGAGCATCGGCGACAGCCTGAACGAGAAGAACATCTCCTGGAAGTACTACGGCGACCAGTGGAACAACTACGTCAACGATCCGTACCAGCTCAACTGGGGTGTAGCCGGACCCACCGCCGACGAATATTGCAACATCTGCAATCCGTTCCAGTACGACACGTCGATCATGTCGCATCCGGACCAGGTTGCCGCCCATATCCAAGATTCGGTCAATCTGTATTCGGACATCTCCAAGCACACTCTGCCAGCGGTTTCGATCGTGAAACCGAGCGGCTATACCGACGGTCATCCGGCGTCCTCCAAGCTCAATCTGTTCGAGGGCTTCGTGAAGAAGATCGTCGACCAGGTTGAGGCCTCGGATTACGCCGACGATACCGCGATCTTCATCACCTTCGACGAAGGCGGCGGTTACTTCGACTCGGGCTACGTGCAGCCGCTGGATTACTTCGGTGACGGCACCCGCATCCCGTTGATCGTGGTCTCGCCGTTCGTGAAGCAGGGTCACATCTCGCATGAATATGCCGATCATGTCTCGATCATCAAATTCATCGAGCGGAACTGGGATTTGCGTCCGATCACGCAGCGCAGCCGTGACAACTTCCCGAATCCGGTTGCCGCGCCGAACAATCCTTACGTTCCGGTGAACAGCCCGGCGCTCAGCGACCTGTTCGACCTCTTCGACTTCCACGACGGTGGCCACGGCGGCCAGGGCGGAGGCTGGGATCACTGA
- a CDS encoding multicopper oxidase domain-containing protein, protein MTAWLSAADLPDAPRTQEDVCARPEPGSAIAEPVELRSRDGILEVDLSFHDERRPDGTSRYCYLTSDGKPSPTLRVKPGDQLVIHFKNDLVDLGTATPAIDRALAGAPICTAKKEADPCKSGAMTPVSTNLHFHGLTVPPVCHQDDVLKTSIQPDDKPFEYRLRIPDDAPPGLYWYHPHLHGFSKTQVLGGASGALIIEGIERVDPSLTGLPERVLVIRDQDLVNSGAPPSKSEPVMSKSQLDNDGDVANSGTGFGKPSKDLSVNFVPVPYPNYPPATLSMKPAERQLWRVLNASAITYLNLALVVGRSPQQIGVVGIDGVPLRFQGSPSPAVQWVNHIGLPPGSRAEFIVEGPPAGASALLVTRAVDTGPAGENDPNRALMAIRSTTDANEPQATLPTRAEPLPPPDRPWVGSVAPVRVRKLFFSEQPENPHDPNSPTQFFLTIDGNTPKPFDPQSDVPDIVVRQGDVEDWIIENRSMELHDFHIHQLHFQLLDWSGIAVNEPFQRDTVNVPYYNGRMLKYPSVRLRMDFRDPSIVGTFVYHCHVLEHEDGGMMGRIKVVPRNTATSTTPSNPQNRGEL, encoded by the coding sequence ATGACCGCCTGGCTGAGCGCGGCGGACCTGCCGGACGCGCCGCGAACGCAGGAGGATGTTTGCGCACGACCCGAGCCCGGAAGCGCGATCGCCGAGCCGGTGGAGCTGCGCAGCCGCGACGGAATCCTCGAGGTCGATCTCAGTTTCCATGATGAGAGGCGGCCGGACGGGACGAGTCGCTACTGCTACCTGACGTCGGACGGGAAGCCATCGCCGACCTTGCGCGTGAAGCCGGGCGATCAGCTGGTCATCCATTTCAAGAACGACCTTGTTGACCTTGGTACCGCGACGCCCGCGATTGATCGGGCACTCGCCGGTGCGCCGATTTGCACGGCTAAGAAGGAGGCGGATCCCTGCAAGAGCGGCGCAATGACGCCGGTGTCCACCAATCTGCACTTCCACGGACTGACGGTGCCGCCGGTGTGCCACCAGGATGATGTGCTGAAGACGTCGATCCAGCCCGACGACAAGCCGTTCGAGTATCGCCTGCGCATCCCTGACGATGCGCCGCCCGGGCTCTACTGGTATCACCCGCATCTTCACGGCTTCAGCAAGACGCAGGTGCTCGGCGGCGCCTCTGGTGCCTTGATTATCGAAGGCATCGAGCGCGTCGACCCGTCGCTCACCGGACTGCCCGAGCGCGTGCTCGTGATCCGCGACCAGGATCTCGTCAATTCCGGCGCGCCGCCGTCGAAGTCCGAGCCGGTGATGTCGAAAAGCCAGCTTGATAATGACGGTGACGTCGCCAACTCCGGCACCGGCTTCGGCAAGCCATCGAAGGACCTGTCCGTCAATTTCGTGCCGGTGCCATATCCGAACTACCCGCCGGCGACGCTGTCGATGAAGCCGGCAGAGCGGCAGCTGTGGCGCGTGCTGAATGCGTCCGCGATCACATATCTCAACCTCGCCTTGGTGGTTGGCCGCTCGCCGCAGCAGATCGGCGTCGTCGGGATTGACGGAGTCCCGCTGCGCTTCCAGGGCAGCCCATCTCCGGCGGTGCAATGGGTCAATCATATCGGCTTGCCGCCTGGCTCTCGCGCCGAATTTATCGTCGAAGGTCCCCCGGCGGGAGCGTCCGCACTATTGGTAACGCGTGCCGTCGATACCGGGCCCGCCGGCGAGAACGACCCGAACCGCGCGCTGATGGCGATCAGGAGCACGACAGATGCCAACGAGCCGCAAGCGACGCTGCCCACCCGCGCGGAGCCGTTGCCGCCGCCCGATCGGCCATGGGTTGGCAGCGTTGCACCGGTACGCGTCAGGAAACTGTTTTTCTCGGAGCAACCGGAGAATCCGCACGATCCCAACAGTCCCACGCAATTCTTTCTGACCATCGACGGGAACACGCCAAAGCCGTTTGATCCGCAGTCTGACGTCCCCGACATCGTGGTGAGGCAGGGTGATGTCGAGGACTGGATCATCGAGAACCGATCGATGGAGCTACATGATTTCCACATCCATCAGCTTCACTTCCAGTTGCTCGATTGGTCCGGGATCGCGGTCAACGAGCCGTTCCAGCGCGATACGGTCAACGTTCCCTATTACAACGGCCGGATGCTGAAATATCCCAGCGTGCGACTCCGCATGGATTTTCGCGATCCCAGTATCGTCGGCACCTTCGTCTATCACTGTCACGTCCTCGAGCATGAAGACGGCGGCATGATGGGACGTATCAAGGTCGTGCCGAGGAACACCGCGACCTCAACTACGCCGTCCAACCCACAGAACAGAGGAGAGCTTTGA
- the gspM gene encoding type II secretion system protein GspM: protein MNILSTPVKLVTSSPLLAAVAYVGLIIVLLFTVVMSISDLIDQRGDVAAAATMLEQLGGHRAAAKPNATGEGTMPAGSPYLEGATVTIAGATLLQRVANAVTKFGGNVLSTQLDVQSSSSKPGFLSMIASCEIEQPQLQELLYDIEAGMPFLFVDQLVVQTPTTSSGSQPGKLRVLLGVSGQWRGAK, encoded by the coding sequence GTGAATATCCTGTCCACACCCGTAAAGCTGGTCACCTCCTCGCCGCTCTTGGCGGCGGTGGCCTATGTCGGCCTGATCATCGTGCTGCTCTTCACCGTGGTGATGTCGATATCCGATCTGATCGATCAGCGCGGCGACGTCGCCGCCGCCGCGACTATGCTGGAGCAGCTCGGGGGGCACCGTGCGGCGGCCAAACCGAATGCGACTGGAGAGGGCACGATGCCGGCAGGGTCGCCGTACCTCGAGGGCGCCACCGTCACGATCGCAGGCGCCACGCTGTTGCAGCGGGTGGCGAACGCAGTGACGAAATTCGGCGGCAACGTACTGTCCACGCAGCTTGACGTGCAGAGCTCATCGAGCAAGCCAGGGTTCCTCAGCATGATCGCGAGCTGCGAGATCGAGCAGCCTCAGCTGCAGGAGCTGCTTTACGATATCGAGGCGGGGATGCCGTTCTTGTTTGTCGACCAGTTGGTGGTTCAAACCCCGACAACATCGTCCGGCTCACAGCCCGGCAAGTTGCGGGTCTTGCTGGGAGTGTCCGGGCAATGGCGAGGCGCCAAATGA